The Aminithiophilus ramosus genome contains a region encoding:
- a CDS encoding GntR family transcriptional regulator encodes MQKKDPRLSVKAYEWIKEAILKNRFHEGEPLSENRLAQELDISRTPVREVLRQLEREGFVRLVPGKGAFVAEISLEDVKEIYEIRVHLEPLAARSAVHRITEGEIDELQAGWKALLEKIEAGETAPWGELNDLDGRFHSLIVARTANGRLRQILETFFSQIQRFQLLSARSLADARNSVGQHLEILEALRNRDEEVLHELLTRHIRQSERYIFERYLKP; translated from the coding sequence ATGCAGAAAAAAGACCCCCGCCTTTCCGTCAAGGCCTACGAATGGATCAAAGAGGCCATTTTGAAAAACCGCTTCCACGAGGGGGAGCCTCTCAGCGAAAACCGCCTGGCCCAGGAGCTCGACATCAGCCGGACGCCCGTCCGGGAGGTCCTGCGTCAGCTCGAACGGGAGGGCTTCGTCCGCCTCGTCCCGGGGAAGGGGGCCTTCGTCGCCGAAATCTCCCTGGAGGACGTGAAGGAGATCTACGAGATCCGCGTCCACCTGGAGCCTCTGGCGGCCCGTTCGGCCGTTCACCGGATCACCGAAGGGGAGATCGACGAACTTCAGGCGGGCTGGAAGGCCCTGCTGGAAAAGATCGAGGCGGGAGAGACGGCGCCCTGGGGAGAGCTGAACGATCTCGACGGCAGGTTTCATTCCCTCATCGTCGCCAGGACGGCCAACGGCAGACTGCGCCAGATCCTGGAGACCTTTTTCAGTCAGATCCAGCGCTTTCAGCTTCTCTCGGCCCGTTCCCTGGCCGACGCCCGCAACAGCGTCGGCCAGCACCTGGAGATTCTGGAGGCCCTCCGCAACCGCGACGAGGAGGTCCTCCACGAGCTTCTGACGCGGCACATCCGCCAGAGCGAACGCTACATCTTCGAACGGTACCTCAAGCCCTAA
- the bioD gene encoding dethiobiotin synthase: MKSLFVAGTATDVGKTALSAALVVALRRRGVDAGWFKPVGTGRIAPDVEVVRAATGLDDAVELMCPFLFGPPLSPHLAARLEGRAFLWDGVERAWRELLRRHDLLVVEGAGGLAVPLDEGGSLVVHIPLRLGLEAILVGRAGLGTINETLLSAQFAAAQGLTLKAVVLNGGRGELCEADNVLQIGRLTALETLGPVPHVEEGTTSGAFFDAVEAVLFPSRLREWFGLGRRPSERSFQP, from the coding sequence GTGAAGTCCCTTTTCGTGGCGGGAACGGCGACGGATGTGGGCAAGACGGCCCTCTCGGCGGCCCTCGTCGTGGCCCTGCGCCGTCGAGGCGTCGACGCCGGGTGGTTCAAGCCCGTCGGGACGGGAAGAATCGCTCCCGACGTGGAGGTCGTCCGGGCCGCTACGGGCCTCGACGACGCCGTCGAGCTCATGTGCCCCTTTCTCTTCGGCCCTCCCCTCTCGCCCCATCTGGCGGCCCGTCTCGAAGGAAGGGCCTTCCTGTGGGACGGCGTCGAGAGGGCCTGGAGGGAGCTCCTGAGGCGCCACGACCTTCTCGTCGTCGAGGGAGCGGGAGGCCTGGCCGTTCCCCTCGACGAGGGGGGATCTCTCGTCGTCCACATCCCCCTCCGCCTCGGCCTTGAGGCGATCCTCGTCGGACGGGCCGGTCTGGGGACGATCAACGAGACCCTTCTTTCGGCCCAGTTCGCCGCCGCGCAGGGACTGACCCTGAAGGCCGTCGTCCTCAACGGCGGCAGGGGGGAACTCTGCGAGGCCGACAACGTCCTCCAGATCGGCCGACTCACGGCCCTTGAGACCTTGGGCCCCGTTCCCCACGTCGAAGAGGGGACGACGTCGGGAGCCTTCTTCGACGCCGTCGAGGCCGTCCTTTTTCCGTCCAGGCTCCGCGAGTGGTTCGGCCTGGGACGCCGTCCGTCCGAAAGGAGTTTTCAGCCGTGA
- a CDS encoding aconitase X swivel domain-containing protein: MESVERRFRCRRIVAGGGEGEAIVSPEAMCFYLCDPETGTVIEKGHPLQGRSIAGKILVLKSGKGSSVVQVDGFYQLSVKGTLPKAIIVADTEPVLVSSSVVVDEPMVDRMEVDPFEAIADGDWVRVDADREEIVVRKSS, from the coding sequence ATGGAATCGGTGGAGAGGCGTTTCAGGTGTCGCCGCATCGTCGCCGGCGGCGGCGAGGGTGAGGCCATCGTCTCGCCCGAGGCGATGTGCTTCTACCTCTGCGATCCCGAGACGGGGACGGTCATCGAGAAGGGCCACCCCCTCCAGGGGAGGAGCATCGCCGGCAAGATCCTGGTGCTCAAGTCGGGCAAGGGCAGCTCCGTCGTCCAGGTCGACGGCTTCTACCAGCTTTCGGTGAAGGGCACTCTGCCCAAGGCCATCATCGTCGCCGACACGGAGCCCGTCCTGGTCTCGTCCTCTGTCGTCGTCGACGAGCCCATGGTGGACCGCATGGAGGTCGATCCTTTCGAGGCCATCGCCGACGGCGACTGGGTCCGCGTCGACGCCGACAGGGAGGAGATCGTCGTCCGCAAGTCCTCCTGA
- a CDS encoding TRAP transporter large permease: protein MEALILFGLLIILIALSIPIGITLGIATAISLALTTRIPLVIVAQKSFSALDSFPLLAIPFFILAGALMSYGGISKRLVALADALVGFIVGGLAMVTVLACMFFAAISGSGPATVSAIGSFMIPAMRERGYHGSFAAAVTAASGTIGVIIPPSIPFVIYAVVSGTSVGELFIAGIVPGILIGLSLMAVCFLVARKRHYLSSAERPSLAKVVRAFREAIWALIVPFIILGGIYGGVFTPTEAAVVAVVYSVLIGRFVYRELDFRTLYEALKDSVLVNGATSFMIGLSMAFAAYLSMAQIPAKMGAWLMGISSSPVVTLLIINAFLLIIGCFVDNIAAVIILTPILLPVVTQLGIDPVQFGLIITVNLAVGFITPPYGINLFVASAISDESIEGISRDIVPFVLAMVACLLLLTFVPATSMGLVELFRRG from the coding sequence GTGGAAGCCCTCATCCTGTTCGGCCTTCTCATCATCCTCATCGCCCTGTCGATTCCCATCGGCATCACCCTGGGGATCGCCACGGCCATCTCCCTGGCCCTGACGACGCGGATCCCCCTCGTCATCGTGGCCCAGAAGTCCTTTTCGGCCCTCGACTCCTTCCCCCTCCTGGCCATTCCCTTCTTCATCCTTGCCGGGGCGCTCATGAGCTACGGCGGCATCTCCAAGAGGCTCGTGGCCCTGGCCGACGCCCTCGTCGGCTTCATCGTCGGCGGCCTGGCCATGGTGACCGTCCTGGCCTGCATGTTCTTCGCGGCCATCTCCGGATCGGGGCCGGCGACGGTCTCGGCCATCGGCTCCTTCATGATTCCCGCCATGAGGGAGCGCGGCTATCACGGCTCCTTCGCGGCGGCCGTCACGGCCGCGTCGGGGACGATCGGCGTCATCATCCCGCCGTCGATTCCCTTCGTCATCTACGCCGTCGTCTCGGGAACCTCCGTCGGCGAGCTTTTCATAGCCGGCATCGTCCCCGGTATCCTCATCGGCCTTTCTCTGATGGCGGTCTGCTTCCTCGTCGCCAGGAAACGGCACTACCTGAGCTCCGCCGAAAGGCCGTCGCTGGCCAAGGTGGTCCGGGCCTTCCGGGAGGCCATCTGGGCCCTCATCGTCCCCTTCATCATCCTCGGGGGCATCTACGGCGGCGTCTTCACGCCCACAGAGGCGGCCGTCGTGGCCGTCGTCTACTCGGTCCTCATCGGCCGCTTCGTCTACCGCGAGCTCGACTTCCGCACCCTCTACGAGGCCCTGAAGGATTCGGTCCTCGTCAACGGGGCCACCTCGTTCATGATCGGCCTGTCCATGGCCTTCGCCGCCTACCTCTCCATGGCCCAGATCCCCGCCAAGATGGGGGCCTGGCTCATGGGGATCTCTTCCAGTCCGGTGGTGACGCTCCTCATCATCAACGCCTTTCTCCTCATCATCGGCTGCTTCGTCGACAACATTGCCGCCGTCATCATCCTCACGCCGATCCTTCTGCCCGTCGTGACCCAGCTCGGCATCGATCCCGTCCAGTTCGGCCTCATCATCACCGTCAACCTGGCCGTGGGCTTCATCACGCCGCCCTACGGGATCAACCTCTTCGTGGCCTCGGCCATCTCCGACGAGTCGATCGAGGGGATCTCGCGGGACATCGTTCCCTTCGTCCTGGCCATGGTGGCCTGCCTTCTCCTTCTGACCTTCGTGCCGGCCACGAGTATGGGGCTCGTCGAGCTTTTCCGCAGGGGTTGA
- a CDS encoding aconitase X catalytic domain-containing protein, which produces MILSDDEKRMLDGSCGPGVQKAMELQVALGKAFDAERMIDVSRAHVALSGQEGDTYWCELLVNGGAVCRVTPTTNPCWDVRNLTNHYGVSQAELDLALRTIDVYRRIGARLTFCCTPELAGNVPSFGEHVAFSESSATPYVNSVLGARSSRESSVSALAAAVTGKTPLYGLHFEENRRGTLLVDVDFWPEEPYDWGLLGWCIGEFAGSAVPVLRFRHMPRRPSPEALLYLGAELNTSGAVAMYHIVGVTPEAPTLEAAFGGNPVPASSRPIVMADLKAKEEELSEEGGPINLVMLGCPHYSHDQIRELEVLMRGRKVRDGVAFWVLTSFDALELAERSGERRRLEEAGVRLVPDTCIDEPCWKSFEGGLGVTDSPKCMYYRERRGQPFVVRRLAECVEAAVKGEVQ; this is translated from the coding sequence ATGATTCTCAGCGACGATGAAAAACGAATGCTCGACGGTTCCTGCGGGCCGGGCGTCCAGAAGGCGATGGAGCTCCAGGTCGCCCTGGGCAAGGCCTTCGACGCCGAGCGCATGATCGACGTCTCCCGGGCCCACGTCGCCCTCAGCGGTCAGGAGGGGGACACCTACTGGTGCGAGCTCCTCGTGAACGGCGGCGCCGTCTGCAGGGTGACGCCGACGACGAACCCCTGCTGGGACGTCCGAAACCTGACGAACCATTACGGCGTGAGCCAGGCCGAGCTCGATCTGGCTTTGAGGACGATCGACGTCTACCGCCGGATCGGGGCCAGGCTCACCTTCTGCTGCACGCCCGAGCTGGCCGGAAACGTTCCCTCCTTCGGCGAGCACGTGGCCTTCTCCGAGTCGAGCGCCACGCCCTACGTCAACTCCGTCCTGGGGGCCCGGTCGAGCCGGGAGTCCTCGGTGAGCGCCCTGGCTGCGGCCGTGACGGGCAAGACGCCCCTCTACGGCCTCCACTTCGAGGAGAACCGCCGGGGTACCCTGCTCGTCGACGTCGATTTCTGGCCCGAGGAGCCCTACGACTGGGGCCTTCTGGGCTGGTGCATCGGCGAGTTCGCCGGGAGCGCCGTCCCCGTCCTGCGCTTCCGCCACATGCCGCGCCGTCCCTCGCCGGAGGCCCTCCTCTACCTCGGGGCGGAACTGAACACCAGCGGCGCCGTCGCCATGTACCACATCGTCGGCGTCACGCCCGAGGCGCCGACGCTCGAGGCCGCCTTCGGCGGAAATCCCGTCCCCGCCTCGTCGCGTCCGATCGTTATGGCCGACCTGAAGGCCAAGGAGGAGGAGCTCTCCGAAGAGGGGGGGCCGATCAACCTCGTCATGCTCGGCTGTCCCCACTACAGCCACGACCAGATCCGCGAGCTGGAGGTCCTCATGCGGGGCAGGAAGGTCCGCGACGGCGTGGCCTTCTGGGTCCTCACCTCCTTCGACGCCCTCGAACTGGCCGAGCGCTCCGGCGAGCGCCGTCGCCTCGAGGAGGCCGGAGTCCGTCTGGTCCCCGATACCTGCATCGACGAGCCCTGCTGGAAGAGTTTCGAGGGGGGGCTGGGCGTCACCGATTCGCCCAAGTGCATGTACTACCGGGAGCGCCGGGGCCAGCCCTTCGTCGTCCGCCGTCTTGCGGAGTGCGTCGAGGCGGCCGTGAAGGGAGAGGTTCAGTGA
- a CDS encoding TRAP transporter substrate-binding protein: MRSKRLLVSLLLVTAFIAVAAMPAAAGAKYILKVGYILPETQSDHIIMRDVFKKDVEELSKGQIAVELYPNAQLGGDRELIESVQLGTLEMAIPATSAIAGFEKRFQVFDLPFLFKSKEKAFQVLDGELGLKLNELLPPKGMVNLGYAENGFRHITNSRRPIHSPEDLKGLKLRTMENPLHMAFFSLLGANPTPMNFGELYTALQQGIVDAQENPVVLVYTSKFFEVQKFYSLTGHVFSATMLVTNKAFLDGLPDDLRKIVEDAARHYCLEQRKMADVQEKEFLEALKATGMEINELTDGEKSLFVEATLPVYDRFRGEIGDELVDMAKKVASE, encoded by the coding sequence ATGCGCAGCAAGAGACTTCTCGTCAGCCTGCTTCTCGTGACCGCCTTCATCGCCGTCGCCGCCATGCCCGCCGCCGCCGGGGCCAAGTACATCCTCAAGGTCGGCTACATCCTGCCCGAGACCCAGTCCGACCACATCATCATGCGCGACGTCTTCAAGAAGGACGTCGAGGAACTCTCGAAGGGACAGATCGCCGTCGAGCTCTACCCCAACGCCCAGCTCGGCGGCGACCGGGAGCTGATCGAATCGGTCCAGCTCGGCACTCTGGAGATGGCCATCCCCGCCACGTCGGCCATCGCCGGTTTCGAGAAGCGCTTCCAGGTCTTCGACCTGCCCTTCCTCTTCAAGTCCAAGGAGAAGGCCTTCCAGGTTCTCGACGGCGAGCTGGGGCTCAAGCTGAACGAGCTCCTGCCCCCCAAGGGGATGGTCAACCTGGGCTACGCCGAGAACGGCTTCCGCCACATCACCAACAGCCGCAGACCCATCCACAGCCCCGAAGACCTTAAGGGTCTCAAGCTGCGGACCATGGAGAACCCCCTCCACATGGCCTTCTTCAGCCTTCTCGGGGCGAACCCGACGCCCATGAACTTCGGCGAGCTCTACACGGCCCTTCAGCAGGGGATCGTCGACGCCCAGGAGAACCCCGTCGTCCTCGTCTACACCTCCAAGTTCTTCGAGGTCCAGAAGTTCTACTCCCTGACGGGACATGTCTTCAGCGCCACCATGCTGGTGACCAACAAGGCCTTCCTCGACGGCCTTCCCGACGATCTGAGGAAGATCGTCGAAGACGCCGCCCGGCACTACTGCCTCGAACAGAGGAAGATGGCCGACGTTCAGGAGAAGGAGTTCCTCGAGGCCCTCAAAGCGACGGGCATGGAGATCAACGAGCTGACCGACGGAGAGAAATCCCTCTTCGTCGAGGCCACCCTGCCCGTCTATGACCGGTTCCGCGGCGAAATCGGCGACGAGCTCGTCGACATGGCCAAGAAGGTGGCCAGCGAGTAG
- a CDS encoding C-terminal binding protein produces the protein MSKPLIWIIDEEWPDYDVEKALLEKAFPGCDLRFSGNDYGADLDAFGSEAEGILCQVYVDMPRETIERLDRCRILSVFGGGYDRVDYRAARERGIEVTFVPGYCVEDVSDHVIASIYHANKKITAYGPALEAGLWGAPAVKDPVRRIAGSTLFVVGLGRIGGTVARKAKALGMDVLAFDPYVEPSRFESLGVLPVAWEEGFRQADFLSVNAKLTAETEGMIDGAALALMKPTAYVINTARGAIVDEEALVDAVNGGRLAGASLDVVRREPPCLSDPVFHCPPILVTPHISYLSEQSFGELRRRATENVIDVLQGRPVRDRVDSK, from the coding sequence ATGAGCAAACCCTTGATCTGGATCATCGACGAAGAGTGGCCCGATTACGACGTCGAAAAGGCCCTTCTCGAAAAGGCCTTTCCCGGCTGCGACCTTCGCTTCTCGGGCAACGACTACGGGGCCGATCTCGACGCCTTCGGCTCCGAGGCCGAGGGGATTCTCTGTCAGGTGTACGTCGACATGCCCCGGGAGACGATCGAGCGCCTCGACCGCTGCCGGATCCTCTCCGTCTTCGGCGGCGGCTACGACCGCGTCGATTACCGGGCGGCCCGCGAGAGGGGGATCGAGGTCACCTTCGTCCCCGGCTACTGCGTCGAGGACGTTTCGGACCACGTGATCGCCTCCATCTACCACGCCAACAAAAAGATCACCGCCTACGGTCCGGCCCTGGAGGCGGGACTCTGGGGGGCTCCGGCCGTGAAGGATCCCGTGAGGCGCATCGCCGGGTCGACCCTCTTCGTCGTCGGTCTGGGGCGCATCGGCGGCACCGTGGCCCGCAAGGCCAAGGCCCTGGGCATGGACGTTCTGGCCTTCGATCCTTACGTGGAGCCCTCCCGTTTCGAGTCGCTCGGCGTTCTTCCCGTCGCCTGGGAGGAGGGGTTCCGCCAGGCCGATTTTCTCAGCGTCAACGCCAAGCTGACGGCCGAGACGGAGGGGATGATCGACGGCGCCGCCCTCGCCCTGATGAAGCCGACGGCCTACGTCATCAACACGGCCCGGGGCGCCATCGTCGACGAGGAGGCCCTCGTCGACGCCGTGAACGGAGGCCGTCTGGCCGGGGCCTCTCTGGACGTCGTCCGCCGCGAGCCGCCCTGCCTTTCCGATCCCGTCTTCCACTGTCCCCCGATCCTGGTGACGCCCCACATCTCCTACCTTTCCGAACAGTCCTTCGGCGAGTTGAGGCGGCGGGCGACGGAGAACGTCATCGACGTCCTTCAGGGACGGCCCGTCCGGGATCGCGTCGATTCGAAGTGA
- a CDS encoding MalY/PatB family protein has translation MDLHDSVFDRVIERRGTGSMKWDLAEADLLPLWVADMDFEAPAAVREALVERARHGIFGYGAPAPRCDEALADWLGRRQGWRPDPEWLSFCPGVVPAVSLLIGLFTLPGEGVILQTPVYYPFYDCVKRNGRHIVENPLVFDGERYVMDFDDLERKAADPQTTALVLCSPHNPVGRVWTEEELRRLGEIAFRHGLFIIADEIHGDLVYAPNRQIPFASLGEAFAASSALCVAPSKTFNLAGLQYSTVILADESRRERFRDHMFALGLKRPNVFAQVAAEAAYLHGEAWLEDLLRYIEGNIAFLRSFLAERLPELRLIEPEGTYLAWVDCRELGLSASELEALMLHDARVWLDEGHIFGPAGAGFERLVLACPRSTLEEALRRIERAVRALPR, from the coding sequence GTGGATCTGCACGACAGCGTCTTCGACCGCGTCATCGAGCGGCGCGGCACGGGTTCGATGAAATGGGATCTGGCCGAGGCCGATCTCCTGCCCCTCTGGGTGGCCGACATGGATTTCGAGGCTCCCGCGGCCGTGAGGGAGGCCCTCGTCGAGAGGGCCCGTCACGGGATCTTCGGTTACGGCGCCCCGGCGCCCCGCTGCGACGAGGCCCTGGCCGACTGGCTGGGCCGCCGCCAGGGGTGGCGACCCGATCCGGAATGGCTTTCCTTCTGTCCCGGCGTCGTTCCCGCCGTGAGCCTCCTCATCGGCCTCTTCACCCTTCCCGGCGAGGGCGTCATCCTTCAGACGCCCGTCTACTACCCCTTCTACGACTGCGTGAAGCGCAACGGCCGCCACATCGTCGAGAATCCCCTCGTCTTCGACGGAGAGCGCTACGTCATGGACTTCGACGACCTCGAGCGCAAGGCCGCCGATCCGCAGACGACGGCCCTCGTCCTCTGCAGTCCCCACAATCCGGTGGGCCGCGTCTGGACCGAGGAGGAGCTGCGCCGCCTGGGGGAGATCGCCTTCCGTCACGGCCTTTTCATCATCGCCGACGAGATCCACGGCGACCTCGTCTACGCGCCGAACCGTCAGATCCCCTTCGCCTCCCTGGGAGAGGCCTTTGCCGCCTCGTCGGCCCTCTGCGTCGCCCCCAGCAAGACCTTCAACCTGGCCGGTCTCCAGTACTCGACGGTCATCCTCGCCGACGAGAGCCGGAGAGAGCGCTTCCGCGACCACATGTTCGCCCTGGGGCTCAAGAGGCCCAACGTCTTCGCCCAAGTCGCCGCCGAGGCGGCCTACCTCCACGGCGAGGCCTGGCTCGAAGATCTCCTCCGCTACATCGAGGGGAACATCGCCTTTCTGCGCTCCTTCCTGGCCGAACGTCTCCCCGAGCTCCGCCTCATCGAACCCGAGGGGACCTACCTGGCCTGGGTCGACTGCCGGGAGCTGGGGCTGTCGGCCTCGGAACTGGAGGCCCTCATGCTTCACGATGCCCGGGTCTGGCTGGACGAGGGGCACATCTTCGGCCCCGCCGGAGCGGGTTTCGAGCGTCTCGTCCTCGCCTGTCCCCGGTCGACGCTGGAAGAGGCGCTGAGGCGGATCGAAAGGGCCGTCAGGGCGCTTCCCCGCTGA
- a CDS encoding TIGR03915 family putative DNA repair protein: protein MTVIRHDGTFDGLLCALDEALRSGGDGVAPAEEGLRLFSRTVDSDGERARRFAESLARASSGEVLRRLLLASLSSTPCGDGLFVAYCRRAFAVGEAVLGDHGAPSVRAVEGLARSVGVEAHRLTGFLRFSFRKTFWYAPCEPDHDVLPLLGRHFARRFPDDDRIVHDLRRERSALCRGGLWKIVPLARSASLPDENEPGFARLWQIYFAATTNGARRNEKLQRSRMPRRYWKHLVEDPGGTAPEGGESL from the coding sequence ATGACCGTCATCCGTCACGACGGCACCTTCGACGGGCTCCTCTGCGCCCTCGACGAGGCGCTCCGCTCCGGCGGCGACGGCGTGGCCCCGGCGGAGGAGGGGCTCCGCCTCTTCTCCCGGACCGTCGACAGCGACGGAGAACGGGCCCGCCGCTTCGCCGAAAGCCTGGCCCGAGCCTCTTCCGGGGAGGTCCTGCGCCGTCTCCTCCTGGCCTCTCTGTCGTCGACGCCCTGCGGCGACGGGCTTTTCGTGGCCTACTGCCGCCGCGCCTTCGCCGTCGGAGAGGCCGTCCTCGGCGATCACGGCGCCCCTTCCGTCCGGGCCGTCGAAGGGCTGGCCCGCTCCGTCGGCGTCGAGGCCCACCGCCTGACGGGCTTTCTCCGATTCTCCTTCAGGAAGACCTTCTGGTACGCCCCCTGCGAGCCCGATCACGACGTGCTTCCCCTGCTGGGACGTCACTTCGCCCGCCGCTTTCCCGACGACGACCGGATCGTCCACGACCTGAGGCGGGAACGGAGCGCCCTCTGCCGCGGCGGCCTCTGGAAAATCGTCCCCCTGGCCCGGTCCGCCTCCCTTCCCGACGAGAACGAGCCGGGCTTCGCCCGGCTCTGGCAGATCTATTTCGCGGCGACGACGAACGGGGCCCGAAGGAACGAGAAGCTCCAGCGAAGCCGCATGCCCCGCCGCTACTGGAAGCACCTCGTCGAGGACCCCGGCGGCACCGCCCCGGAAGGCGGAGAAAGCCTCTGA
- the bioA gene encoding adenosylmethionine--8-amino-7-oxononanoate transaminase — MSVHDLQRRDRARIWHPCSQMKDYEAHPPFIVDCGRGVWLYDVEGRRCLDAVSSWWVNLFGHGNEDLNEALRRQAEKVAHCIFSDFSHEGAIELAERLVALAPPGLSRVFFADNGSAAVEVALKMSFQYHRLRGDGRRLFLSFSDGYHGETLGALAVGGIGLYGEVFRPLLMETVKVPSPDCFRCPFGRERQGCDAPCFSAMEACLAERGREICAVIVEPLLQGAAGMKMYPPTYLSRLRRACDEARVHLIADEIAVGMGRSGTLFACEQASVSPDFLLVSKGITGGYLPLSLTVTTEDVYGAFYGDYGEGKAFLHSHSYTGNALACALACRTLDLFGEGVLEANAVRGAFLEEAVRSRFEGHRHVGEVRRLGMVTAVELVEGPEKRPFDRSRRMGHAVYRRALERGVLLRPLGDVLYFMPPYVISEEEILFMVDGARGALGDVLA; from the coding sequence GTGAGCGTCCACGACCTTCAGCGCCGCGATCGGGCCCGCATCTGGCACCCCTGTTCTCAGATGAAAGACTACGAGGCCCATCCGCCCTTCATCGTCGACTGCGGCCGGGGCGTCTGGCTCTACGACGTCGAGGGGAGGCGCTGTCTCGACGCCGTCTCCTCCTGGTGGGTCAACCTCTTCGGCCACGGCAACGAGGACCTCAACGAGGCCCTCCGCCGTCAGGCGGAGAAGGTGGCTCACTGCATCTTCAGCGACTTCAGCCACGAAGGGGCCATCGAACTGGCCGAACGCCTCGTCGCCCTGGCCCCGCCGGGGCTGAGCCGGGTCTTTTTCGCCGATAACGGATCGGCCGCCGTCGAGGTGGCCCTCAAGATGAGCTTTCAGTACCATCGCCTTCGCGGCGACGGGCGCCGTCTCTTTCTCTCCTTCTCCGACGGCTACCACGGCGAGACCCTCGGCGCCCTGGCCGTGGGGGGGATCGGCCTCTACGGCGAGGTCTTCCGCCCCCTTCTGATGGAGACGGTCAAGGTCCCGTCGCCGGACTGCTTCCGCTGTCCCTTCGGCAGGGAGCGACAGGGCTGCGACGCCCCCTGCTTTTCGGCCATGGAGGCCTGTCTCGCCGAAAGGGGCCGGGAGATCTGCGCCGTCATCGTCGAGCCTCTTCTTCAGGGGGCGGCGGGGATGAAGATGTATCCGCCGACCTATCTCTCCCGTCTCCGGAGGGCCTGCGACGAGGCCAGAGTCCATCTCATCGCCGACGAGATCGCCGTCGGCATGGGCCGATCGGGCACCCTTTTCGCCTGCGAGCAGGCCTCGGTCTCGCCCGATTTCCTCCTCGTCTCCAAGGGGATCACCGGGGGCTATCTCCCCCTCTCCCTGACGGTGACGACGGAGGACGTCTATGGCGCCTTCTACGGCGACTACGGCGAGGGGAAGGCCTTTCTCCACAGCCACAGCTACACGGGCAATGCCCTGGCCTGTGCCCTGGCCTGCAGGACCCTCGATCTCTTCGGCGAGGGGGTTCTGGAGGCCAACGCCGTCAGGGGAGCCTTCCTCGAAGAGGCTGTCCGGAGCCGTTTCGAGGGACACCGTCATGTGGGGGAGGTCCGCCGTCTCGGCATGGTGACGGCCGTCGAGCTCGTCGAAGGGCCGGAAAAGAGGCCCTTCGACAGGTCGCGCCGCATGGGCCATGCCGTCTACCGCAGGGCCCTTGAAAGGGGCGTTCTGCTCCGTCCTCTCGGCGACGTCCTCTACTTCATGCCGCCCTATGTCATTTCCGAAGAGGAGATTCTTTTCATGGTCGACGGCGCCCGAGGAGCCCTGGGAGACGTCCTGGCCTGA
- a CDS encoding TRAP transporter small permease, giving the protein MWKKINDAEEYLLVGSMAFNVLLVFFQVVMRYVFHNSLSWSEELARYIFLWQTWLGASYAVRQRRHLRVEMVADRFRGRNRVRFELFVLVVWFAFSLFLAYQGSRMTLFLVRTGQLSAAMRIPISWAYASVPVGCAMMALRLVGEVRLVLRRLEEEAV; this is encoded by the coding sequence ATGTGGAAAAAAATCAATGACGCCGAAGAGTATCTTCTCGTGGGGAGCATGGCCTTCAACGTCCTCCTCGTCTTCTTCCAGGTGGTGATGCGCTACGTCTTCCACAACTCCCTCTCCTGGAGCGAAGAGCTGGCCCGCTACATCTTCCTCTGGCAGACCTGGCTCGGGGCGAGCTACGCCGTGAGGCAGCGCCGCCACCTCCGGGTCGAGATGGTGGCCGACCGGTTCCGGGGCAGGAACCGGGTCCGTTTCGAGCTGTTCGTCCTCGTCGTCTGGTTCGCCTTCAGCCTCTTCCTCGCCTACCAGGGCAGCCGGATGACCCTCTTCCTCGTCAGGACGGGGCAGCTCAGCGCGGCCATGAGGATCCCCATCTCCTGGGCCTATGCCTCCGTGCCCGTCGGCTGCGCCATGATGGCCTTGAGGCTCGTCGGCGAGGTCCGGCTCGTCCTCAGGCGTCTCGAAGAGGAGGCGGTTTAG